Proteins encoded within one genomic window of Streptomyces sp. NBC_00523:
- a CDS encoding DUF397 domain-containing protein, which yields MTHRPTAGEASELRWFKSSYSDSSNPNDCVEVAAAPGAVHVRDSKDLSVPELAFGETAWAGFVSYAADS from the coding sequence ATGACCCACAGGCCGACTGCCGGGGAAGCCTCTGAGCTGCGGTGGTTCAAGAGCAGCTACAGCGACAGCAGCAACCCAAATGACTGCGTCGAGGTCGCTGCGGCTCCGGGGGCTGTGCACGTCCGCGACTCGAAGGACTTGTCCGTGCCGGAGCTCGCCTTCGGCGAGACCGCGTGGGCGGGGTTCGTTTCGTACGCTGCTGACTCCTAG
- a CDS encoding sensor histidine kinase — translation MTWGPPRRLAGPRRTTARTRFTALYVTLFLLSGTALLTIAAVVASGGTRDSRTAPGATGQPAAAQAQGRIAELEQQLAQVHDTQTQQILIGCAIALGVMVVLSAVLGWFVAGRVLRPLRVMTAATRRITADGLHERLAMDGPGDEVKELADTIDDLLGRLENSFESQRLFVANASHELRTPLTTMRASLDVALAKPGPLPPPTTTLAARLRTELDQVDRLLENFLVLARSRQGEFTDTARLALAPLASAALADRAEDIAAGDLTVRQDRADGTAWVSGSPTLLRRAVDNLVDNAVVHNGPGGWIGVAVRAEGSAVSLVVESGGPVLGQEAVAALVRPFRRLGGDRTGTGRGSGLGLSIVAAIARAHHGTLDLRARPAGGLRVTLTLPGAGTEAAP, via the coding sequence ATGACATGGGGTCCTCCCCGACGGCTCGCGGGCCCGCGCCGCACCACCGCCCGCACCCGCTTCACCGCCCTGTACGTCACGCTGTTCCTGCTGTCGGGAACGGCACTGCTCACCATCGCGGCCGTGGTGGCCTCCGGCGGTACGCGGGACAGCCGGACCGCCCCCGGTGCCACCGGACAGCCCGCGGCGGCCCAGGCTCAGGGCCGCATCGCCGAGCTGGAGCAGCAGCTGGCCCAGGTCCACGACACCCAGACCCAGCAGATCCTGATCGGCTGCGCCATCGCCCTCGGCGTGATGGTGGTCCTCTCGGCCGTCCTCGGCTGGTTCGTCGCCGGCCGGGTACTGCGCCCGCTGCGCGTGATGACGGCGGCCACCCGCCGGATCACCGCCGACGGCCTGCACGAACGCCTGGCCATGGACGGGCCCGGCGACGAGGTGAAGGAACTCGCCGACACGATCGACGATCTCCTCGGCCGCTTGGAGAACTCCTTCGAAAGCCAGCGCCTCTTCGTCGCGAACGCCTCCCACGAACTGCGCACGCCGCTCACCACGATGCGGGCCTCGCTGGACGTCGCCCTCGCCAAGCCGGGCCCGCTCCCCCCGCCCACGACCACCCTGGCCGCCCGGCTGCGCACCGAACTCGACCAAGTGGACCGGCTGCTGGAGAACTTCCTCGTCCTGGCCCGCAGCCGGCAGGGCGAGTTCACCGACACGGCGCGCCTCGCCCTCGCCCCGCTCGCCTCGGCCGCCCTGGCGGACCGCGCGGAAGACATCGCGGCCGGGGACCTGACCGTACGCCAGGACCGGGCCGACGGGACCGCGTGGGTGTCCGGCAGCCCGACGCTGCTGCGCCGCGCGGTCGACAACCTGGTCGACAACGCCGTCGTGCACAACGGCCCCGGCGGCTGGATCGGTGTCGCGGTCCGGGCGGAGGGAAGCGCGGTGTCCCTGGTCGTGGAGTCGGGCGGACCGGTCCTCGGCCAGGAGGCGGTGGCGGCCCTCGTCCGGCCCTTCCGGCGCCTGGGCGGCGACCGGACGGGCACCGGCCGGGGCAGCGGGCTCGGGCTCTCCATCGTCGCGGCCATCGCTCGGGCCCACCACGGCACCCTGGACCTGCGCGCCCGCCCCGCCGGCGGCCTGCGCGTCACGCTCACCCTGCCCGGCGCGGGCACGGAGGCGGCGCCGTGA
- a CDS encoding ATP-binding cassette domain-containing protein — protein MSDESTSATIEVIGLRKRFGARLALDGMTFTVRPGRVTGFVGPNGAGKSTTMRVILGLDAAEDGEVLVGGVPYRTLRRPLRHLGALLDASAVQPGRTARNHLLWLAHSQGLPARRVDEVIEQAGLGGAARRRAGGFSLGMRQRLGIAAALLGDPPVLVLDEPFNGLDPDGIVWMRGVLSSLARDGRAVLVSSHLMGELEDTADHLVVIGRGRVLADTAVSALLAEASGGRVVLRTSAPQRAAEALRGAGATVLVTGPDTLGVTGLADEAVVALLARTGVPFSQVSAHRATLEEAYMELTRDAVEYRGVPAGEGTR, from the coding sequence ATGAGCGATGAGAGTACGAGCGCGACGATCGAGGTCATCGGTCTCCGTAAACGCTTCGGCGCCCGACTGGCCCTGGACGGGATGACGTTCACCGTGCGGCCCGGGCGTGTCACCGGCTTCGTCGGGCCGAACGGCGCGGGCAAGTCCACCACCATGCGTGTCATCCTGGGCCTCGACGCGGCCGAGGACGGGGAGGTCTTGGTCGGCGGGGTGCCGTACCGCACCCTGCGCCGGCCGCTCCGGCATCTGGGGGCCCTGCTCGACGCCTCCGCGGTGCAGCCGGGCCGCACCGCCCGCAACCACCTGCTGTGGCTGGCCCACTCCCAGGGCCTGCCCGCCCGGCGGGTGGACGAGGTCATCGAACAGGCCGGCCTGGGCGGGGCGGCCCGGCGCAGGGCGGGCGGCTTCTCGCTGGGGATGCGCCAGCGCCTGGGTATCGCGGCGGCGCTCCTCGGCGACCCGCCGGTGCTCGTGCTGGACGAGCCGTTCAACGGCCTCGATCCCGACGGCATCGTATGGATGCGCGGCGTCCTGTCGTCGCTGGCCCGGGACGGCCGCGCCGTTCTGGTCTCCAGCCATCTGATGGGCGAACTGGAGGACACCGCCGATCACTTGGTGGTGATCGGGCGGGGCCGGGTCCTCGCGGACACCGCCGTCTCCGCGCTGCTCGCCGAGGCGTCCGGCGGCCGGGTCGTCCTGCGCACCTCCGCACCGCAGCGCGCCGCCGAGGCCCTGCGCGGCGCGGGCGCCACCGTACTCGTCACCGGCCCCGACACCCTCGGCGTCACCGGGCTGGCCGACGAGGCGGTCGTGGCCCTGCTCGCCCGGACCGGAGTGCCGTTCTCGCAGGTGTCCGCGCACCGGGCGACGCTGGAGGAGGCGTACATGGAGCTCACCCGGGACGCGGTGGAGTACCGGGGCGTTCCGGCGGGGGAGGGCACGCGATGA
- a CDS encoding penicillin-binding transpeptidase domain-containing protein, whose amino-acid sequence MDALDGREGAAVAVDVRTGHIRALASTPSYDPATFSGNTMEDGRSWDELVGDRHKPLLNRTRKESMPPGETFHLVVAAAALEKGFYSSVDEATDTPASYTPPGSSKALTGDPAHCGNASIRTALHHACGNVFARLAVDVGEVAAAALR is encoded by the coding sequence ATGGACGCGCTGGACGGCAGGGAGGGTGCCGCGGTCGCTGTGGACGTGCGGACCGGGCACATCCGTGCACTGGCCAGCACTCCGTCGTACGACCCGGCCACTTTCAGCGGCAATACGATGGAAGACGGCCGCAGCTGGGACGAACTGGTCGGCGACAGGCACAAGCCGTTGTTGAACCGGACCAGGAAGGAATCGATGCCGCCGGGTGAGACCTTTCATCTCGTCGTCGCGGCAGCGGCTCTGGAGAAGGGGTTCTACTCCTCGGTGGACGAGGCGACGGACACCCCGGCGTCCTACACCCCTCCCGGCAGCAGCAAGGCGCTGACCGGTGACCCCGCCCATTGCGGGAACGCCTCCATCCGCACTGCGCTGCACCATGCGTGCGGGAACGTCTTCGCGCGGTTGGCGGTCGACGTGGGGGAGGTGGCCGCCGCCGCGTTGCGGTGA
- a CDS encoding ATP-binding protein produces the protein MNREITRTETSTPARQFAVLLSPTRRGARLARLLTTAHLGDWGLPTEAAAHIVAELAANAATHGRVQGRDFRLSLTVDEASRLRIELTDTRSDRLPVPDTPGPCAESGRGLLIVAALADRWGVEEGPVPRKTVWAELDLVP, from the coding sequence GTGAATCGAGAAATCACCCGAACCGAAACGTCCACTCCCGCCCGGCAGTTCGCCGTTCTGCTCTCCCCCACGCGCCGGGGCGCACGGCTCGCCCGGCTGCTCACGACGGCGCATTTGGGCGACTGGGGGCTCCCCACCGAGGCGGCCGCGCACATCGTGGCCGAACTGGCCGCGAACGCGGCCACGCACGGGCGGGTGCAGGGCCGGGACTTCCGGCTGAGCCTCACCGTGGACGAAGCGTCACGGCTGCGGATCGAGCTGACGGACACCCGGAGTGACCGCCTGCCCGTGCCGGACACCCCCGGCCCGTGCGCGGAGAGCGGGCGCGGCCTGCTCATCGTGGCGGCGCTGGCGGACCGCTGGGGCGTCGAGGAGGGGCCGGTGCCCCGGAAGACGGTGTGGGCCGAGCTCGACCTCGTACCGTGA
- a CDS encoding ABC transporter permease subunit — MTAIRTRHTGFLATLHAEWTKFRTVRGWVLTMAGALLATIVVGLLGTAAPGPGADASYPRGPGGEAVNDSFYFVHRTLTGDGTLTVPLRSLAGVADTGAGKTARGAQPWAKAGIIVKESLAQGSPYAALMATGAHGIRMQYDYTHDTAGPEAPQRWLRLVRSGDRLTGYASADGSRWTEVGRARLPGLARTVRAGLFATSPQAKQDTGAGAGFSPAVATGTFGRPALTGGWSRTPWRGTQVGGDAGTSGSYTDTLKGGFTRTGEGFAVTGAGDIAPVVGGPVMGVGFSVENFLVGTFAGLIAVIVMATVFITGEYRRGLLRTSMTATPRRGRVLGAKALVAGGVAGAVGLVAAAIAVPLGARGARGRGFLVLPVTTATELRVVAGTGLLCATAAVLALGVGALLRRSGTAVALVVASLVLPFLLAVSGVLPAGAAEWLLRVTPAAGFAVQQTLPRYAQVLSVYEPSTGYFPLAPWAGFAVLCGYAALAYGLAVARVRGRDV, encoded by the coding sequence ATGACCGCCATCCGCACGAGGCACACCGGCTTCCTCGCGACGCTGCACGCCGAGTGGACGAAGTTCCGTACGGTGCGGGGCTGGGTCCTCACCATGGCCGGGGCGCTCCTGGCGACGATCGTGGTCGGCCTGCTCGGAACGGCCGCCCCGGGCCCCGGCGCCGACGCCTCGTACCCGAGGGGCCCCGGCGGCGAGGCCGTCAACGACAGCTTCTACTTCGTCCACCGGACGCTCACCGGCGACGGCACTCTCACCGTCCCCCTGCGGTCCCTGGCGGGTGTGGCCGACACCGGGGCCGGGAAGACGGCTCGCGGCGCCCAGCCCTGGGCCAAGGCGGGGATCATCGTCAAGGAGAGCCTCGCCCAGGGCTCCCCGTACGCGGCGCTCATGGCCACCGGCGCCCACGGCATCCGCATGCAGTACGACTACACGCACGACACGGCGGGCCCCGAGGCCCCGCAGCGGTGGCTGCGCCTGGTCCGCTCCGGTGACCGGCTCACCGGTTACGCCTCCGCCGACGGCTCCCGCTGGACCGAGGTCGGCCGGGCGCGGCTGCCCGGGCTCGCGCGCACCGTGCGGGCCGGGCTCTTCGCCACGTCACCGCAGGCGAAACAGGACACCGGGGCGGGCGCGGGCTTCAGCCCCGCCGTGGCCACCGGCACCTTCGGCCGGCCCGCCCTGACCGGTGGCTGGTCGCGGACCCCGTGGCGCGGCACGCAGGTGGGCGGCGACGCGGGTACCTCCGGCAGCTACACGGACACCCTGAAGGGCGGCTTCACCCGGACCGGCGAGGGGTTCGCCGTGACCGGGGCCGGGGACATCGCACCGGTCGTCGGCGGACCGGTGATGGGCGTCGGTTTCTCCGTCGAGAACTTCCTCGTCGGCACCTTCGCCGGGCTGATCGCGGTGATCGTCATGGCCACGGTCTTCATCACCGGCGAGTACCGGCGGGGTCTGCTGCGTACGAGCATGACGGCCACACCCCGGCGGGGCCGGGTGCTCGGCGCCAAGGCGCTGGTGGCCGGGGGCGTCGCGGGTGCCGTCGGGCTGGTGGCCGCCGCGATCGCCGTTCCCCTCGGGGCCCGCGGTGCGCGCGGCAGGGGCTTCCTCGTCCTCCCCGTCACGACGGCGACCGAACTGCGGGTCGTGGCCGGGACCGGCCTGCTCTGCGCGACGGCCGCCGTGCTCGCTCTCGGCGTCGGCGCGCTGCTGCGGCGCAGCGGTACGGCGGTCGCGCTGGTCGTCGCGTCGCTGGTGCTGCCCTTCCTGCTCGCCGTCTCCGGAGTGCTGCCCGCGGGCGCCGCGGAGTGGCTGCTGCGGGTGACCCCGGCCGCGGGCTTCGCCGTGCAGCAGACGCTGCCGCGGTACGCGCAGGTGCTCAGCGTGTACGAGCCGTCGACCGGGTACTTCCCGCTGGCGCCGTGGGCGGGGTTCGCCGTGCTGTGCGGGTACGCGGCGCTCGCGTACGGGCTGGCCGTGGCGCGGGTGCGCGGGAGGGACGTATGA
- a CDS encoding GNAT family N-acetyltransferase, which yields MHVRTTQTCDLRPATPADLDDIVELRAVVMRPDLVRLGRYDEHRVRQRMRDSYVPEHTSVLVVDGRFAGCVTLKPYEDGWCLESFFLDAALQGRGIGSGVLRRLLARADAEGVPVRLNVLQGSAARRLYERHGFVTEREDPVDVFMVRWPEPAA from the coding sequence ATGCATGTACGTACCACCCAAACCTGCGACCTGCGCCCCGCCACCCCCGCCGACCTGGACGACATCGTCGAGCTCCGGGCCGTCGTGATGCGCCCCGACCTGGTCCGCCTCGGCCGCTACGACGAGCACCGGGTGCGGCAGCGGATGCGTGACTCGTACGTCCCCGAGCACACCTCGGTCCTCGTGGTGGACGGCCGCTTCGCGGGCTGCGTGACGCTGAAGCCGTACGAGGACGGGTGGTGCCTGGAGAGCTTCTTCCTGGACGCGGCGCTCCAGGGGCGGGGCATCGGCTCCGGCGTGCTGCGGCGCCTGCTGGCGCGTGCGGACGCGGAAGGGGTGCCGGTGCGGCTGAACGTGCTCCAGGGCAGCGCCGCGCGGCGGCTGTACGAGCGGCACGGCTTCGTGACCGAGCGGGAGGACCCGGTGGACGTGTTCATGGTCCGGTGGCCCGAGCCCGCGGCGTAA
- a CDS encoding response regulator transcription factor, with translation MRVLVVEDARTLAEVVAEGLRDQGMAVDVAHDGLDAAAKLDATAYDVVVLDRDLPGIHGDTLCRMITERDGRAMVLMLTAAGSPGDRVSGLTLGADDYLGKPFHFPELVLRIRALARRRPAARPRTLSAAGIELDPVHRTAGRDGRRLDLSVKEFAVLEALLAASPAFLSAEDLLEQVWDEHADPFTNTVAVTISRLRRKLGEPAVIATTPGVGYRIAGPGAL, from the coding sequence GTGAGAGTCCTGGTGGTCGAGGACGCCCGTACCCTCGCCGAGGTCGTCGCCGAGGGGCTGCGCGACCAGGGCATGGCCGTCGACGTGGCCCACGACGGCCTCGACGCCGCGGCCAAACTGGACGCCACCGCGTACGACGTCGTCGTGCTCGACCGGGACCTGCCGGGCATCCACGGCGACACCCTCTGCCGGATGATCACCGAGCGCGACGGCCGGGCGATGGTCCTGATGCTGACGGCCGCGGGTTCGCCGGGCGACCGGGTCAGCGGCCTGACCCTGGGCGCCGACGACTACCTGGGCAAGCCGTTCCACTTCCCCGAGCTCGTCCTGCGCATCCGCGCCCTGGCCCGCCGCCGCCCGGCCGCCCGGCCCCGCACCCTGAGCGCCGCGGGCATCGAGCTCGACCCGGTGCACCGGACCGCCGGCCGCGACGGCCGCAGGCTCGACCTCTCCGTCAAGGAGTTCGCCGTCCTCGAAGCGCTCCTGGCCGCGAGCCCCGCCTTCCTCAGCGCGGAGGACCTGCTCGAACAGGTCTGGGACGAGCACGCCGACCCCTTCACCAACACGGTCGCCGTGACCATCAGCCGCCTGCGCCGCAAGCTCGGCGAACCCGCGGTCATCGCCACCACCCCGGGCGTGGGATACCGGATCGCCGGGCCGGGCGCCCTCTGA
- a CDS encoding hemerythrin domain-containing protein — MCHYCGCREIPLIKEFIAEHESVTDTAGAALRALDDGDRALVPDLVARMERELVAHWQGEEQGLFAVMSADPEYAGYIDALVREHRELGAFLRGIDLSSAEDIARLREAVAELHHHIAKEEDGLFPASLTALTGEEWDRAMGAWRAVHPG, encoded by the coding sequence ATGTGCCATTACTGCGGCTGCCGTGAGATCCCCCTGATCAAGGAGTTCATCGCGGAGCACGAGTCCGTCACGGACACGGCGGGCGCGGCCCTGCGTGCGCTGGACGACGGGGACCGGGCCCTCGTCCCGGACCTGGTGGCCCGCATGGAGCGGGAGCTCGTGGCGCACTGGCAGGGCGAGGAGCAGGGCCTCTTCGCGGTGATGAGCGCGGACCCGGAGTACGCGGGGTACATCGACGCGCTCGTACGCGAACACCGCGAACTCGGCGCGTTCCTCCGGGGGATCGACCTGAGCAGTGCCGAGGACATCGCCCGGCTGCGCGAGGCGGTGGCCGAGCTGCACCACCACATCGCCAAGGAGGAGGACGGCCTGTTCCCGGCGTCGCTCACGGCGTTGACGGGGGAGGAGTGGGACCGGGCTATGGGGGCTTGGCGGGCGGTGCATCCGGGGTAG
- a CDS encoding helix-turn-helix domain-containing protein yields the protein MATSQVIAPPRAPSGSPAAGVQHANVRHTTGFTVIGNHLAQHAQLSLLAIGLAAHIQSLPTGARIGIKLLAARFPESEARIAAALRELEAAGYLHRDRVRLPDGRVVTRTTSYNQPHATPEQQEPAAPAAPPAPEPHPEAATLLTGLRRHAPQLTLSAQAISELAPAVATWLARDVHPSTVRHALTSDLPPIIRHPAGFVHNRLTALLPPPLPNAPTSAIPLQDCDRCDRVFRAPEPGHCRDCREAEPYRAA from the coding sequence ATGGCTACCTCGCAGGTTATCGCGCCCCCTCGCGCCCCCTCCGGCTCACCCGCCGCAGGCGTCCAGCACGCCAACGTCCGCCACACCACCGGCTTCACGGTGATCGGCAACCACCTCGCCCAGCACGCGCAGCTCTCGCTGCTCGCGATCGGGCTCGCCGCGCACATCCAGTCGCTGCCCACGGGCGCCAGGATCGGCATCAAGCTCCTCGCGGCCCGCTTCCCGGAGAGCGAGGCCCGAATTGCCGCTGCGCTACGGGAGTTGGAGGCGGCCGGATACCTGCACCGGGACCGCGTACGCCTGCCGGACGGCCGGGTGGTCACCCGTACGACGTCGTACAACCAGCCGCACGCGACCCCCGAGCAGCAGGAACCCGCCGCCCCGGCGGCACCCCCGGCCCCCGAACCGCACCCCGAGGCGGCCACCCTCCTCACGGGCCTCCGCCGCCACGCGCCCCAACTCACCCTGTCCGCACAGGCGATCAGCGAACTGGCCCCCGCAGTCGCGACCTGGCTCGCCCGCGACGTACACCCCTCCACGGTCCGGCACGCCCTGACGAGCGACCTCCCCCCGATCATCCGGCACCCGGCAGGCTTCGTACACAACCGCCTCACCGCCCTCCTGCCACCCCCACTCCCCAATGCACCGACGTCGGCCATCCCCCTCCAGGACTGCGACCGCTGCGACCGCGTCTTCCGAGCCCCGGAACCGGGCCACTGCCGGGACTGCCGCGAGGCGGAACCGTACAGAGCCGCCTGA
- a CDS encoding ABC transporter permease subunit, whose amino-acid sequence MSALRAEWTKLRTAGDLGRLLLLAVALPAAVGCGTAEAVKCPDTGCGRDAVKLALTGVTVGQAVVTVLAVLAVSGEYGTGMIRTTLTAMPDRMTVFAAKATVLTAVVLASGTVAVLASLLGGRLILPGSGFTEAHGYAPLSLADGPTLRAAAGSVLYLALVALLGLGVATAVRDAATAIGIVLGLLYVFPVVIGVVQDPEWQRHLQQVSPMTAGLAVQATVHVRELPIGPWAGLGVLAAWAAAALLVGGLLLRGRDA is encoded by the coding sequence ATGAGCGCCCTGCGCGCGGAGTGGACGAAGCTGCGCACGGCGGGGGACCTGGGGAGGCTGCTCCTGCTCGCCGTCGCGCTGCCCGCGGCGGTCGGCTGCGGTACGGCCGAGGCAGTGAAGTGCCCGGACACGGGATGCGGCCGGGACGCCGTCAAGCTCGCCCTGACCGGCGTCACGGTCGGCCAGGCGGTTGTCACCGTCCTCGCGGTGCTGGCCGTCAGCGGGGAGTACGGGACCGGCATGATCCGTACGACGCTCACGGCGATGCCGGACCGGATGACCGTGTTCGCGGCCAAGGCGACGGTCCTCACGGCGGTCGTCCTGGCCTCCGGCACGGTGGCCGTTCTGGCCTCGCTCCTCGGCGGCCGCCTGATCCTGCCCGGCAGCGGATTCACCGAGGCGCACGGCTACGCCCCGTTGTCCCTGGCCGACGGCCCGACCCTGCGCGCGGCCGCGGGCTCGGTGCTCTACCTCGCCCTCGTCGCCCTGCTCGGTCTCGGCGTGGCGACGGCGGTACGGGATGCGGCGACCGCCATCGGGATCGTGCTCGGGCTGCTCTACGTCTTCCCGGTCGTGATCGGGGTGGTCCAGGACCCGGAGTGGCAGCGCCACCTCCAGCAGGTCTCGCCCATGACCGCCGGGCTCGCCGTGCAGGCCACGGTCCATGTGCGCGAGCTGCCCATCGGGCCCTGGGCCGGCTTGGGCGTGCTCGCGGCGTGGGCGGCCGCCGCCCTGCTGGTGGGAGGACTGCTGCTGCGCGGGCGCGACGCGTAG
- a CDS encoding helix-turn-helix domain-containing protein: MSVDEIGADWQPDAGADEPGWDVDPDDESGVAVVAAVGRQIRAWREAAGLTAAEFGTRLGYGENLIYKVEGGRRIPRPELLDMADEVCGAGGKIAAMKKDLAEVRYPKKVRDLAKLEAKAVELSAYGSHNLHGLLQTEEYARALIGTRRPVLSPDDLERAVAARVARQSIFERVPVPELSFVQEESSLLRPVGGREVWHRQLDNLLRLGELPFVDIQVMPTARWDHPGTGGRIQVLKFADGSAVGRADDEFAGRPIVHPKQLRILELGFGIIRARALTPEESMAFIKQVRGET, encoded by the coding sequence ATGAGTGTGGACGAGATCGGTGCGGACTGGCAGCCCGACGCGGGGGCGGACGAACCCGGCTGGGACGTGGACCCCGACGACGAGTCGGGCGTCGCGGTGGTCGCCGCCGTGGGCCGCCAGATCAGGGCCTGGCGCGAGGCGGCGGGGCTGACGGCGGCGGAGTTCGGTACGCGGCTGGGGTATGGCGAGAACCTGATCTACAAGGTGGAGGGGGGCCGCCGGATTCCCCGGCCCGAGCTGCTGGACATGGCGGATGAGGTGTGCGGGGCGGGCGGGAAGATCGCCGCGATGAAGAAGGACCTCGCGGAGGTCCGGTACCCGAAGAAGGTCCGGGACCTGGCGAAGCTGGAGGCGAAGGCCGTCGAGTTGTCGGCGTACGGAAGCCACAACCTGCACGGCCTTTTGCAGACGGAGGAGTACGCCCGGGCCCTCATCGGTACGAGGCGTCCCGTTCTCTCGCCGGACGACCTGGAGCGAGCTGTAGCCGCACGCGTGGCCCGGCAGTCCATCTTCGAGCGCGTGCCGGTGCCTGAACTCAGCTTTGTCCAGGAGGAGTCTTCGCTGCTCCGTCCGGTCGGCGGCAGGGAGGTGTGGCATCGGCAGCTCGACAACCTGCTGCGCCTGGGCGAGTTGCCCTTCGTTGACATCCAGGTGATGCCGACCGCCCGGTGGGACCACCCCGGAACGGGCGGACGCATCCAAGTGCTGAAGTTCGCCGACGGATCGGCCGTTGGCCGTGCGGACGATGAGTTCGCTGGCAGGCCCATTGTTCACCCCAAGCAGCTTCGTATCCTTGAGCTAGGGTTCGGCATCATCCGGGCTCGCGCTCTAACTCCGGAGGAGTCCATGGCTTTCATCAAGCAAGTACGGGGAGAAACATGA
- the tuf gene encoding elongation factor Tu yields the protein MAKAKFERTKPHVNIGTIGHIDHGKTTLTAAITKVLHDAYPDLNEASAFDQIDKAPEERQRGITISIAHVEYQTESRHYAHVDCPGHADYIKNMITGAAQMDGAILVVAATDGPMPQTKEHVLLARQVGVPYIVVALNKADMVDDEEILELVELEVRELLSEYEFPGDDLPVVKVSALKALEGDKEWGNTVLELMKAVDENIPQPERDVDKPFLMPIEDVFTITGRGTVVTGRIERGVLKVNETVDIVGIKQEKTTTTVTGIEMFRKLLDEGQAGENVGLLLRGIKREDVERGQVIIKPGSVTPHTEFEAQAYILSKDEGGRHTPFFNNYRPQFYFRTTDVTGVVTLPEGTEMVMPGDNTVMSVQLIQPVAMEEGLKFAIREGGRTVGAGQVTKINK from the coding sequence GTGGCGAAGGCGAAGTTCGAGCGGACTAAGCCGCACGTCAACATCGGCACCATCGGTCACATCGACCACGGTAAGACGACCCTCACGGCCGCCATTACCAAGGTGCTGCACGACGCGTACCCGGACCTGAACGAGGCCTCGGCCTTCGACCAGATCGACAAGGCTCCCGAGGAGCGCCAGCGCGGTATCACGATCTCGATCGCGCACGTCGAGTACCAGACGGAGTCGCGTCACTACGCGCACGTCGACTGCCCGGGTCACGCGGACTACATCAAGAACATGATCACCGGTGCCGCGCAGATGGACGGCGCCATCCTCGTGGTCGCCGCCACCGACGGCCCGATGCCGCAGACCAAGGAGCACGTGCTCCTGGCCCGCCAGGTCGGCGTTCCGTACATCGTCGTCGCCCTGAACAAGGCCGACATGGTGGACGACGAGGAGATCCTGGAGCTCGTCGAGCTCGAGGTCCGCGAGCTGCTCTCCGAGTACGAGTTCCCGGGCGACGACCTTCCGGTCGTCAAGGTCTCGGCGCTCAAGGCCCTTGAGGGCGACAAGGAGTGGGGCAACACCGTCCTCGAGCTCATGAAGGCCGTGGACGAGAACATCCCGCAGCCCGAGCGCGACGTCGACAAGCCGTTCCTGATGCCGATCGAGGACGTCTTCACGATCACCGGTCGTGGCACCGTCGTCACCGGCCGTATCGAGCGTGGTGTCCTCAAGGTCAACGAGACCGTTGACATCGTGGGCATCAAGCAGGAGAAGACCACCACCACGGTCACCGGCATCGAGATGTTCCGCAAGCTGCTCGACGAGGGCCAGGCCGGTGAGAACGTCGGTCTGCTCCTCCGTGGCATCAAGCGCGAGGACGTCGAGCGCGGCCAGGTCATCATCAAGCCCGGTTCGGTCACGCCGCACACCGAGTTCGAGGCCCAGGCCTACATCCTGTCGAAGGACGAGGGTGGCCGTCACACCCCCTTCTTCAACAACTACCGCCCGCAGTTCTACTTCCGTACCACGGACGTGACCGGCGTCGTGACCCTCCCCGAGGGCACCGAGATGGTCATGCCGGGCGACAACACCGTCATGTCGGTCCAGCTGATCCAGCCGGTCGCCATGGAGGAGGGCCTCAAGTTCGCCATCCGTGAGGGTGGCCGGACCGTGGGCGCCGGCCAGGTCACCAAGATCAACAAGTAA